In Herbaspirillum seropedicae, a single window of DNA contains:
- a CDS encoding ATP-dependent DNA ligase, which translates to MREFSRLYGELDATTSTTRKLAALEDYFGRADPADAAWAVYFLAGGKPRQAVPTSLLKQCAMEYAQIDEWLFEECYQSVGDLAETIAHILPPASGSNPLGLARWVEERIAPLRGAAPETIRAALFQAWDELDWQGRFLLSKLIGGGFRVGVSRLLVTRALAAVAQLDAKLVAQRMVGWTDGRARPDAERFARLIAPADSADQPLQGGQPYPFFLAHPLMDAPATLGPIQQWQVEWKYDGIRAQLVRRHGQNWLWSRGEELITERFPELAALPLPDGTVIDGEIVIRHPDAGLAAERVAPFSELQKRIGRKNLSARLLAELPAGLIAYDLLEQDGCDLRGLPQSERRRRLEALVGSHPAAALMLAPTLTAKDWDALAQLRASARERGVEGMMLKDIDARYGIGRTRNDGTWWKWKIDPYSIDAVLIYAQAGHGRRASLYTDYTFALWDGPPEAGSQRKLVPFAKAYSGLTDAEIAVVDQVIRKSTIEKFGPVRSVQPSMVFEIGFEGIALSSRHKAGMAVRFPRILRQRLDKTVEQADTLATLRALLPPSPQPEQR; encoded by the coding sequence ATGCGTGAATTCTCGCGGCTTTATGGCGAGCTCGACGCCACCACCTCCACCACCCGCAAGCTGGCGGCCCTGGAAGACTACTTCGGCCGCGCCGACCCCGCCGATGCGGCCTGGGCCGTCTACTTCCTGGCCGGCGGCAAGCCCCGCCAAGCGGTCCCCACCAGCCTGCTCAAGCAATGCGCGATGGAGTATGCGCAGATCGATGAATGGCTCTTCGAAGAGTGCTACCAGAGCGTGGGCGACCTGGCCGAAACCATCGCCCACATCCTGCCGCCGGCCAGCGGCAGCAACCCGCTGGGTCTGGCGCGCTGGGTGGAAGAACGCATCGCGCCCCTGCGCGGAGCGGCGCCAGAGACCATCCGCGCCGCACTCTTCCAAGCCTGGGACGAGCTCGACTGGCAAGGCCGCTTCCTGCTCTCCAAGCTCATTGGCGGCGGCTTCCGGGTCGGTGTCTCACGCCTGCTGGTCACGCGGGCGCTGGCCGCCGTCGCCCAGCTGGACGCCAAGCTGGTGGCGCAACGCATGGTCGGCTGGACCGATGGCCGCGCCCGCCCGGATGCCGAACGCTTCGCCCGCCTGATCGCCCCTGCCGACAGCGCCGACCAGCCATTGCAGGGCGGCCAGCCCTATCCCTTCTTCCTGGCCCATCCCCTGATGGACGCCCCCGCCACGCTGGGACCGATCCAGCAGTGGCAGGTGGAATGGAAGTACGACGGCATCCGCGCCCAGCTGGTGCGCCGCCACGGCCAGAACTGGCTGTGGTCGCGCGGCGAAGAACTGATCACCGAGCGCTTCCCGGAGCTGGCCGCCCTGCCCCTGCCGGACGGCACCGTGATCGATGGCGAGATCGTCATCCGCCATCCCGATGCCGGCCTGGCCGCCGAACGTGTGGCGCCCTTCTCCGAACTGCAGAAACGCATTGGCCGCAAGAACCTCAGCGCCAGGCTGCTGGCAGAACTGCCTGCCGGCCTGATCGCCTACGACCTGCTGGAACAGGACGGCTGCGACCTGCGCGGCCTGCCGCAAAGCGAACGACGCCGCCGGCTGGAAGCGCTGGTGGGCAGCCATCCTGCCGCCGCACTGATGCTGGCCCCGACCCTGACCGCCAAGGACTGGGACGCGCTGGCGCAACTGCGCGCCAGCGCCCGCGAACGCGGGGTGGAAGGCATGATGCTCAAGGACATCGATGCCCGCTACGGTATTGGCCGCACCCGCAACGACGGCACCTGGTGGAAGTGGAAGATCGATCCCTACAGCATCGACGCCGTGCTCATCTATGCCCAGGCCGGCCATGGCCGGCGCGCCTCGCTCTATACCGACTACACCTTCGCCCTGTGGGACGGGCCGCCAGAAGCCGGCAGCCAGCGCAAGCTGGTGCCCTTCGCCAAGGCTTACTCGGGCCTCACCGATGCCGAGATCGCGGTGGTCGACCAGGTCATCCGCAAGAGCACCATCGAGAAATTCGGCCCGGTGCGCAGCGTGCAGCCCAGCATGGTCTTCGAGATCGGCTTCGAAGGCATCGCCCTCTCCAGCCGCCACAAGGCCGGCATGGCGGTGCGCTTCCCGCGCATCCTGCGCCAGCGCCTCGACAAGACCGTGGAGCAGGCCGATACCCTGGCCACCCTGCGCGCCCTGCTACCGCCTTCCCCCCAACCGGAGCAGCGCTGA
- a CDS encoding ligase-associated DNA damage response exonuclease produces the protein MQDMVVVRKEGLYCVPGDFYIDPWRPVARAVITHAHADHARVGHAHYLAAAPGADILRARLGADIALDTLAYGASLTHNGVRLSLHPAGHVLGSAQLRMEHEGQVWVASGDYKLEADGTCAPFEPVRCHTFITESTFGMPIYRWQPQAEIFEEINAWWRANAAQGRASVLFCYAFGKAQRILHGIDASIGPIICHGAVAPLNRLYRQEGVALPETQTVNQGSPGSKSDGGKRSPSSAYAGSLVIAPPSAAGSPWMRRFGDYSDAFASGWMRLRGTRRRRGVDRGFVLSDHADWPALQQAIAATQAERIIVTHGQVATMVRWLRQNGLDAGAFATEYGDEAIEEMPAATAEPAPHA, from the coding sequence ATGCAAGACATGGTGGTGGTGCGCAAGGAAGGTCTGTATTGCGTGCCAGGTGATTTCTACATTGACCCCTGGCGCCCGGTGGCGCGCGCGGTGATCACCCATGCCCATGCCGACCACGCCCGCGTCGGCCATGCGCACTACCTGGCCGCTGCGCCTGGGGCGGACATCCTGCGCGCCCGGCTGGGCGCTGACATTGCCCTCGATACCCTGGCCTACGGCGCGAGCCTGACCCACAATGGCGTGCGCCTGTCGCTGCACCCGGCCGGCCATGTACTGGGCTCGGCCCAGTTGCGCATGGAGCACGAGGGCCAGGTCTGGGTGGCCTCGGGCGACTACAAGCTGGAGGCCGACGGCACCTGCGCCCCCTTCGAACCGGTGCGCTGCCACACCTTCATCACCGAATCCACCTTCGGCATGCCGATCTACCGCTGGCAGCCCCAGGCCGAGATCTTCGAAGAGATCAACGCATGGTGGCGCGCCAACGCCGCCCAGGGCCGCGCCAGCGTGCTGTTCTGCTATGCCTTCGGCAAGGCCCAGCGCATCCTGCACGGGATCGACGCCAGCATCGGCCCCATCATCTGCCACGGCGCGGTGGCGCCGCTCAATCGCCTCTATCGGCAGGAGGGCGTGGCGCTGCCCGAGACGCAGACCGTCAACCAGGGCAGCCCGGGCAGCAAGAGCGATGGGGGCAAGCGCAGCCCCTCTTCGGCCTATGCCGGCAGCCTGGTCATCGCGCCGCCCTCGGCGGCGGGTTCGCCCTGGATGCGCCGCTTTGGCGACTACAGCGACGCCTTCGCCAGCGGCTGGATGCGCTTGCGCGGCACGCGCCGCCGCCGGGGCGTGGATCGCGGCTTCGTGCTCTCCGACCACGCCGACTGGCCGGCGCTGCAGCAAGCCATTGCGGCCACCCAGGCCGAGCGTATCATCGTCACCCACGGCCAGGTCGCCACCATGGTGCGCTGGCTGCGCCAGAACGGCCTGGACGCCGGCGCTTTCGCTACCGAATACGGCGACGAGGCCATCGAAGAGATGCCCGCCGCGACTGCGGAGCCAGCCCCTCATGCGTGA
- a CDS encoding transporter, with protein sequence MTKKILGISCLLLAASQPVFAAHPLVTDDAGVQGAGGIQIETNTDWSRQNGAASHVGAFTFTYGVTDHLDLFTNLPQTFQSPTGTGVGDVSVGAKWRWHEADGLALAFKPEFFMPSGDEQKGLGTGKNGLGLTGIASYETGPWTLHGNIGVRLNRFQREEDQQSMRKTVWRASAAVWYGLNEQWRLVADTGLAQNADAASKKLPSYALVGVIWSPNKTVDLDAGAKFGLNKAEVTRQFGVGVTLHF encoded by the coding sequence ATGACAAAGAAAATTCTCGGCATTTCCTGCCTGCTGCTGGCGGCCAGCCAACCCGTCTTTGCGGCGCATCCGCTGGTCACCGACGACGCCGGCGTCCAGGGCGCTGGCGGCATCCAGATTGAAACCAATACCGACTGGAGCCGCCAGAACGGCGCGGCCAGCCACGTCGGCGCCTTCACCTTCACCTATGGTGTGACCGATCATCTGGACCTGTTCACCAACCTGCCGCAGACCTTCCAGTCGCCCACTGGCACCGGCGTGGGGGATGTCTCGGTGGGCGCCAAATGGCGCTGGCATGAAGCCGATGGCCTGGCGCTGGCCTTCAAGCCGGAGTTCTTCATGCCCAGCGGCGACGAGCAGAAGGGACTTGGCACCGGCAAGAACGGCCTGGGCCTCACCGGCATCGCCTCCTACGAGACCGGGCCATGGACGCTGCACGGCAACATTGGCGTGCGCCTGAACCGCTTCCAGCGGGAAGAAGACCAGCAGTCCATGCGCAAGACCGTCTGGCGTGCTTCGGCAGCGGTCTGGTACGGGCTCAACGAGCAGTGGCGACTGGTGGCCGATACCGGTCTGGCGCAGAACGCCGATGCCGCTAGCAAGAAGCTGCCCTCCTATGCGCTGGTCGGCGTGATCTGGTCGCCCAACAAGACGGTGGACCTGGATGCAGGCGCCAAATTCGGCCTGAACAAGGCGGAAGTGACGCGTCAATTCGGCGTGGGCGTGACCCTGCACTTCTGA
- a CDS encoding glutamine ABC transporter substrate-binding protein: MKTFSKLLCAGMASLSLLIAAVPAAHANGEVIRVGTDATFPPMEFVKDGKRTGFDVELIEALAKTMGKKVQWIDIDFKGLIPGLVSNRFDIAASAIYMTDERRKVVNFSDPYYRGGLAVLVRRDDNSIKVPEDLNKGKRVSVQVGTKSVGYLKDNFPGVERVEVEKNQAMFDLLATGRVNAVVTGRPAAVEYARTQPLVRVLDKGLTTELYGFALRKSDTELTAQLNKALQTLRMNGTYTALTDKWFGKSE, from the coding sequence ATGAAGACATTCTCCAAGCTGCTCTGCGCCGGCATGGCCAGCCTGAGCCTGCTGATCGCGGCTGTCCCGGCCGCCCACGCCAACGGTGAGGTGATCCGGGTCGGCACCGACGCCACCTTCCCGCCGATGGAATTCGTCAAGGATGGCAAGCGCACCGGCTTTGACGTGGAACTGATCGAAGCCCTGGCCAAGACTATGGGCAAGAAGGTCCAGTGGATCGACATCGACTTCAAGGGCCTGATTCCCGGCCTGGTCTCCAACCGCTTCGACATCGCCGCCTCGGCCATCTACATGACCGACGAACGGCGCAAGGTGGTCAACTTCAGCGACCCCTACTACCGTGGCGGGCTGGCCGTGCTGGTGCGCCGTGACGACAACAGCATCAAGGTCCCGGAAGACCTCAACAAGGGCAAGCGCGTTTCGGTGCAGGTTGGCACCAAGTCGGTGGGCTACCTCAAGGACAACTTCCCCGGCGTGGAGCGGGTGGAGGTCGAGAAGAACCAGGCCATGTTCGACCTGCTGGCCACCGGTCGCGTCAATGCCGTGGTCACGGGGCGTCCGGCAGCGGTCGAATATGCCCGCACCCAGCCGTTGGTGCGCGTGCTGGACAAGGGGCTGACCACCGAGTTGTACGGCTTTGCCCTGCGCAAGAGCGATACCGAACTGACCGCGCAACTCAACAAGGCCTTGCAAACTCTACGCATGAACGGTACCTATACGGCGCTTACCGACAAGTGGTTCGGCAAGAGCGAGTAA
- the prpF gene encoding 2-methylaconitate cis-trans isomerase PrpF: MSQVPQIRIPATYLRGGTSKGVFFKLDDLPEAARVPGPARDKLLQRVIGSPDPYGKQIDGMGGATSSTSKTVIISRSVRPGHDVDYLFGQVSIDQDFVDWSGNCGNLSAAVGPFAIAAGLVDPSRLPQDGVAVITIWQANIGKTIVAHVPMRGGQVQETGDFELDGVTFPAAEVQLEFMDPAAEEEGAGGAMFPTGNVVDTLEVPGVGSFQATMINAGIPTIFLKAEEIGYTGTELQDAINSDPAALARFETIRAHGAMRMGLISKVEEAATRQHTPKVAFVAAPREYVSSSGKTVTVQDTDVLVRAMSMGKLHHAMMGTAAVAIGTAAAIPGTLVNLAAGGGERNSVRFGHPSGTLRVGAEAKLEDGQWVVTKAIMSRSARVLMEGWVRVPGDAF; the protein is encoded by the coding sequence ATGAGCCAAGTCCCGCAGATCCGCATCCCCGCCACCTACCTGCGTGGTGGCACCAGCAAGGGCGTCTTCTTCAAGCTGGATGACCTGCCCGAGGCCGCCCGCGTACCGGGCCCTGCCCGCGACAAGCTGCTGCAACGGGTGATCGGCAGCCCCGACCCCTATGGCAAGCAGATCGACGGCATGGGCGGCGCCACCTCCAGCACCAGCAAGACGGTCATCATCTCGCGCAGCGTGCGGCCTGGCCATGATGTCGACTACCTGTTCGGCCAGGTTTCCATCGACCAGGATTTCGTCGACTGGAGCGGCAATTGCGGCAACCTGTCGGCTGCCGTCGGTCCCTTCGCGATTGCCGCCGGGCTGGTCGATCCTTCCAGGCTGCCGCAGGATGGCGTGGCCGTCATCACCATCTGGCAAGCCAACATCGGCAAGACCATCGTGGCCCATGTGCCGATGCGCGGCGGCCAGGTGCAGGAAACCGGTGACTTCGAACTCGATGGCGTGACCTTCCCCGCTGCCGAAGTGCAGCTCGAGTTCATGGACCCGGCCGCTGAGGAAGAAGGCGCAGGCGGCGCCATGTTCCCGACTGGCAATGTGGTCGATACGCTGGAAGTGCCTGGCGTGGGCAGCTTCCAGGCCACCATGATCAATGCCGGCATTCCCACCATCTTCCTCAAGGCCGAAGAGATCGGCTATACCGGCACCGAACTGCAGGACGCCATCAACAGCGACCCGGCCGCCCTGGCCCGCTTCGAGACCATCCGCGCCCATGGGGCGATGCGCATGGGACTCATCAGCAAGGTCGAAGAAGCCGCCACCCGCCAGCACACGCCCAAGGTGGCCTTCGTCGCTGCTCCCAGGGAATATGTCTCTTCCAGCGGCAAGACCGTCACCGTGCAGGATACCGACGTGCTGGTGCGCGCCATGTCCATGGGCAAGCTGCACCACGCGATGATGGGCACCGCGGCGGTCGCCATTGGCACGGCGGCGGCCATTCCGGGCACGCTGGTGAACCTGGCAGCGGGCGGCGGGGAGCGCAATAGCGTGCGTTTCGGCCATCCGTCTGGCACCTTGCGCGTGGGTGCAGAGGCCAAACTGGAAGACGGCCAGTGGGTCGTCACCAAGGCCATCATGAGCCGCAGTGCGCGGGTGCTCATGGAAGGCTGGGTGCGGGTGCCGGGCGACGCCTTCTGA
- the acnD gene encoding Fe/S-dependent 2-methylisocitrate dehydratase AcnD, whose amino-acid sequence MNTQYRKQLPGTRLDYFDARAAVEAIRPGAWDTLPYTSRVLAENLVRRCDPATLTDSLRQLIERKRELDFPWFPARVVCHDILGQTALVDLAGLRDAIADMGGDPAKVNPVVPVQLIVDHSLAVECGGDDPQAFVKNRAIEDRRNEDRFHFIDWTKLAFENVDVIPPGNGIMHQINLEKMSPVIHAKDGVAFPDTLVGTDSHTPHVDALGVIAIGVGGLEAENVMLGRASWMRLPDIIGVELTGRRQPGITATDIVLSLTEFLRKQKVVGAYLEFYGDGAASLTLGDRATISNMAPEYGATAAMFSIDQQTIDYLKLTGREDEQVKLVETYAKEAGLWSDTLAKVEYERVLRFDLSTVVRTLAGPSNPHKRLPVSELAAQGIAGKVENEPGKMPDGAVIIAAITSCTNTSNPRNVIAAGLLARNANRLGLARKPWVKSSLAPGSKAVELYLEEAGLTADLEKLGFGIVAFACTTCNGMSGALDPKIQQEIIDRDLYSTAVLSGNRNFDGRIHPYAKQAFLASPPLVVAYAIAGTIRFDIEQDVLGVTAEGREIRLKDIWPSDEEIDAVVTAAVKPQQFRNVYTPMFAARVDRSQSVSPLYDWRPQSTYIRRPPYWEGALAGERTLSGMRPLAVLGDNITTDHLSPSNAILLDSAAGEYLAKMGLPEEDFNSYATHRGDHLTAQRATFANPKLFNEMVKKADGSVQQGSLARLEPEGKVMRMWETIETYMERKQPLIIIAGADYGQGSSRDWAAKGVRLAGVEAIVAEGFERIHRTNLIGMGVLPLEFKAGENRNTYAIDGTETYDVIGQRRPRADLTLVIHRKNGERVEVPVTCRLDTAEEVSIYEAGGVLQRFAQDFLEASANAGQNAKEQA is encoded by the coding sequence ATGAACACCCAATACCGCAAGCAGTTGCCCGGCACCCGCCTGGATTACTTCGACGCCCGCGCCGCCGTGGAGGCGATCCGTCCCGGCGCCTGGGACACCCTGCCCTACACTTCCCGCGTGCTGGCGGAAAACCTGGTGCGCCGCTGCGATCCGGCGACCCTCACCGATTCGCTGCGCCAGCTGATCGAACGCAAGCGCGAGCTGGATTTCCCCTGGTTCCCCGCGCGCGTGGTCTGCCACGACATCCTGGGCCAGACCGCGCTGGTGGACCTGGCCGGCCTGCGCGACGCCATTGCCGACATGGGCGGCGACCCGGCCAAGGTCAATCCGGTGGTGCCGGTGCAACTGATCGTGGACCATTCTTTGGCGGTGGAATGCGGCGGCGACGACCCGCAAGCCTTTGTAAAGAATCGTGCCATCGAAGACCGCCGCAATGAAGACCGCTTCCATTTTATCGACTGGACCAAGCTAGCCTTCGAGAATGTGGACGTCATTCCGCCCGGTAACGGCATCATGCACCAGATCAACCTGGAAAAAATGTCGCCGGTCATCCACGCCAAGGATGGCGTGGCCTTCCCCGACACCCTGGTCGGCACCGACAGCCACACCCCGCACGTGGATGCGCTGGGCGTGATCGCCATCGGCGTGGGTGGCCTGGAGGCCGAGAACGTCATGCTGGGCCGCGCGTCCTGGATGCGCCTGCCCGACATCATCGGGGTGGAATTGACTGGCCGCCGCCAGCCGGGCATCACCGCCACCGACATCGTGCTGTCGCTGACCGAATTCCTGCGCAAGCAAAAGGTGGTCGGCGCCTACCTGGAGTTCTACGGCGACGGCGCCGCCAGCCTGACCCTGGGCGACCGCGCCACCATCTCCAACATGGCCCCTGAATACGGCGCGACGGCTGCCATGTTCTCCATCGACCAGCAGACCATCGACTATCTGAAGCTCACCGGACGCGAGGACGAACAGGTCAAGCTGGTGGAAACCTATGCCAAAGAGGCCGGCCTGTGGTCCGACACCCTGGCCAAGGTCGAGTATGAACGCGTGCTGCGCTTCGACCTTTCCACCGTGGTGCGCACCCTGGCCGGCCCGAGCAATCCGCACAAGCGCCTGCCGGTCTCCGAACTGGCCGCGCAAGGCATCGCCGGCAAGGTCGAGAACGAACCTGGCAAGATGCCCGATGGCGCCGTCATCATCGCCGCCATCACCAGCTGCACCAATACCAGCAATCCCCGCAACGTGATCGCGGCGGGCCTCTTGGCGCGCAATGCCAATCGCCTCGGCCTGGCCCGCAAGCCCTGGGTGAAGAGCTCGCTGGCGCCCGGCTCCAAGGCGGTGGAACTGTACCTGGAAGAAGCGGGCCTGACCGCCGACCTGGAAAAACTGGGCTTTGGCATCGTCGCCTTTGCCTGCACCACCTGCAATGGCATGTCCGGTGCGCTCGATCCCAAGATCCAGCAGGAAATCATCGACCGCGATCTCTACAGCACGGCGGTGCTGTCCGGCAACCGCAACTTCGATGGCCGTATCCACCCCTACGCCAAGCAGGCCTTCCTGGCCTCGCCGCCGCTGGTCGTGGCCTATGCCATTGCCGGCACCATCCGCTTCGACATCGAACAGGACGTGCTGGGCGTGACCGCCGAGGGCCGGGAAATCCGCCTGAAGGACATCTGGCCCAGCGACGAGGAAATCGACGCCGTCGTGACCGCCGCGGTCAAGCCGCAGCAGTTCCGCAATGTCTACACCCCCATGTTCGCTGCCCGCGTGGATCGCAGCCAGTCGGTCAGCCCGCTGTATGACTGGCGTCCGCAGAGCACCTACATCCGCCGTCCGCCCTACTGGGAAGGCGCACTGGCCGGTGAGCGCACGCTGTCGGGCATGCGTCCGCTGGCGGTGCTGGGCGACAACATCACCACCGACCACCTTTCGCCCTCCAACGCCATCCTGCTCGACAGCGCCGCTGGCGAATACCTGGCCAAGATGGGCTTGCCGGAAGAAGACTTCAACTCCTACGCCACCCACCGTGGCGACCACCTGACTGCGCAGCGCGCCACCTTCGCCAATCCCAAGCTGTTCAACGAGATGGTCAAGAAAGCCGATGGCAGCGTGCAACAAGGTTCGCTGGCGCGCCTGGAACCAGAAGGCAAAGTCATGCGCATGTGGGAAACCATCGAAACCTACATGGAGCGCAAGCAGCCGCTGATCATCATCGCCGGCGCCGACTACGGCCAGGGTTCATCGCGTGACTGGGCCGCCAAGGGCGTGCGCCTGGCCGGGGTGGAAGCCATCGTGGCCGAAGGCTTTGAACGCATCCACCGCACCAACCTGATCGGCATGGGCGTGCTGCCGCTGGAATTCAAGGCCGGCGAGAACCGCAACACCTACGCCATCGACGGCACCGAAACCTATGACGTCATCGGCCAGCGCCGTCCGCGCGCCGACCTGACGCTGGTGATCCACCGCAAGAACGGCGAGCGCGTGGAAGTGCCGGTGACCTGCCGCCTCGATACCGCTGAAGAAGTCTCGATCTACGAAGCCGGCGGCGTGCTGCAACGCTTCGCCCAGGATTTCCTGGAAGCCTCCGCCAACGCCGGCCAGAACGCCAAGGAACAAGCATGA
- a CDS encoding HDOD domain-containing protein: MSTYVDPQTFREMQDSEVLPAPSGVRLKIMQMCQQEDIALPELVAQVQGDPVLAGRLIQIANIPNINKGRMVASVNVELLLMVGLHAVRQMALAISLTESARRGDCAEFDYDAFWSRSTAMACAGQALGDLLQVAPPAEMFTIGLLAGIGQLGLASARPKRYGELLLAGAKDAQLRVQERESFGFDHLALAAAMMQDWHFPRIFCEAVLHHRDPAASGLEEDDRQQKVTRLLELAGCVADVCTASDAQRAALLPRLLQLGQHFALPVSSLEYVCGRVSWDWSDWGALLKVPTRVLREIGPELAAAAEQTA, from the coding sequence ATGTCTACCTACGTCGATCCCCAGACCTTCCGTGAAATGCAGGACTCCGAAGTGCTGCCCGCTCCCTCGGGCGTACGCCTGAAGATCATGCAGATGTGCCAGCAGGAAGATATTGCCTTGCCCGAACTGGTGGCCCAGGTCCAGGGCGATCCGGTGCTGGCGGGGCGGCTGATCCAGATCGCCAACATCCCCAACATCAACAAGGGGCGCATGGTGGCCTCGGTCAATGTCGAGTTGCTGCTGATGGTGGGGCTGCATGCGGTGCGCCAGATGGCGCTGGCGATCTCGCTGACCGAATCGGCGCGACGCGGTGATTGCGCCGAGTTCGACTATGACGCCTTCTGGAGCCGTTCCACCGCCATGGCCTGCGCCGGACAGGCGCTGGGCGACCTGCTGCAGGTGGCGCCGCCGGCAGAGATGTTCACCATCGGCCTGCTGGCCGGCATTGGCCAGCTGGGCCTGGCGTCGGCGCGTCCCAAGCGCTATGGCGAGCTGTTGCTGGCCGGGGCAAAGGATGCACAACTGCGCGTCCAGGAAAGGGAGAGCTTCGGCTTCGATCATCTGGCGCTGGCCGCTGCCATGATGCAGGACTGGCATTTCCCCCGCATCTTCTGCGAAGCGGTGCTGCATCATCGCGATCCCGCCGCCAGCGGCCTGGAGGAGGACGACCGCCAGCAGAAGGTGACACGCCTGCTGGAGCTGGCCGGTTGCGTGGCCGATGTCTGCACGGCCAGTGACGCGCAGCGGGCCGCCTTGCTGCCGCGCCTGCTGCAGCTGGGGCAACACTTCGCGCTGCCGGTATCGAGCCTGGAATACGTATGCGGACGGGTCTCCTGGGACTGGAGCGACTGGGGCGCATTGCTCAAGGTGCCGACCCGGGTCTTGCGCGAAATCGGTCCGGAGCTGGCTGCTGCGGCCGAACAGACGGCTTGA
- a CDS encoding GntR family transcriptional regulator produces the protein MSELISLPGNDREGETLSEHVFRKIQSAIVQGEIAPGSKISEPELARTYGISRGPLREAIHRLEGQNLLVRVPHVGARVVSLTLEGLVELFQIRESLEGMACRLAAQRMSRAELDELRRVLDTHEKDEAFQAGRGYYQQEGDYDFHYKIIQASGNQILTRILCGELYQLARMYRIQYSATPHRPRQAFAEHHRILDALADGDGELADLLMRRHIGASRRNIEHQIAQAQAGGAGKRAGQASGA, from the coding sequence ATGAGTGAGCTCATTTCACTACCCGGCAATGACCGCGAGGGCGAGACCTTGTCGGAACATGTTTTCCGCAAGATCCAGAGCGCCATCGTGCAAGGCGAGATCGCCCCCGGCAGCAAGATTTCCGAGCCCGAACTGGCGCGCACCTATGGCATCAGCCGGGGTCCGCTGCGCGAAGCGATCCACCGGCTGGAAGGCCAGAACCTGCTGGTGCGTGTGCCCCACGTGGGCGCGCGGGTGGTCTCGCTGACCCTGGAGGGCCTGGTCGAACTGTTCCAGATCCGCGAATCGCTGGAAGGCATGGCCTGCCGCCTGGCCGCCCAGCGCATGAGCCGGGCCGAGCTCGATGAGCTGCGCCGGGTGCTCGATACACACGAGAAGGACGAAGCCTTCCAGGCCGGACGCGGCTACTACCAGCAGGAAGGCGACTACGACTTCCATTACAAGATCATCCAGGCAAGCGGCAACCAGATCCTCACCCGCATCCTCTGCGGCGAACTTTACCAGTTGGCCCGCATGTACCGCATCCAGTATTCCGCCACCCCGCACCGCCCGCGCCAGGCCTTCGCCGAACACCATCGCATCCTCGACGCCCTGGCCGACGGCGACGGCGAACTGGCTGACCTGCTCATGCGCCGTCACATCGGCGCGTCACGCCGCAACATCGAACACCAGATCGCGCAGGCCCAGGCCGGCGGCGCGGGAAAGCGGGCCGGACAAGCCTCCGGCGCATGA
- a CDS encoding IclR family transcriptional regulator: MDSPQTSTIVDRVLHVLAGVARAGKPVSAKQIAAMVQQPVSTVYRHLASLKKWGLLQEHMNSGTFEPGPTGVQLAWGFDQNSNLVSQSREEISSLVQRSGESVGLLVAINGQMVCIAMEESDQPLRCSFTKGRAHPLLKGASAKSLLAFMPRKLQQKLLTDQLGDKPEELAALETQLEEIRRRGYCISESEVDLGVWGVSVPIMTSNGRLEGTITLMAPALRVGNREQELVRMTLESAQRICNRF; encoded by the coding sequence ATGGACTCTCCTCAAACCTCTACTATCGTTGACCGCGTACTCCACGTCCTCGCAGGCGTGGCCCGTGCCGGCAAGCCCGTCAGTGCCAAGCAGATCGCTGCCATGGTGCAACAACCCGTCAGTACCGTGTACCGGCATCTGGCCTCCCTCAAGAAGTGGGGGCTGTTGCAGGAACACATGAACTCCGGGACCTTCGAACCCGGCCCCACCGGCGTACAGCTGGCCTGGGGCTTCGACCAGAACTCCAACCTGGTCAGCCAGAGCCGCGAAGAGATCAGCTCGCTGGTCCAGCGCAGCGGCGAGAGCGTCGGCCTGCTGGTGGCCATCAACGGGCAGATGGTGTGCATCGCCATGGAAGAAAGCGATCAGCCGCTGCGCTGTTCCTTCACCAAGGGCCGCGCTCATCCGCTGCTCAAGGGCGCCTCCGCCAAGAGCCTGCTGGCCTTCATGCCGCGCAAGCTGCAGCAGAAGCTGCTGACCGACCAGTTGGGCGACAAGCCCGAGGAACTGGCCGCCCTGGAAACACAGCTGGAAGAAATCCGCCGGCGCGGCTACTGTATCAGCGAAAGCGAGGTCGATCTGGGCGTATGGGGTGTCTCGGTGCCCATCATGACCTCCAATGGCCGCCTGGAAGGTACGATCACCCTGATGGCGCCGGCGCTGCGTGTGGGCAACCGCGAGCAGGAACTGGTGCGCATGACGCTGGAATCGGCCCAACGCATCTGTAACCGTTTTTAA